A stretch of Sphingorhabdus sp. YGSMI21 DNA encodes these proteins:
- a CDS encoding DUF3297 family protein, giving the protein MTDEQKPDQADNAAAGPDTPPDRLAINPRSPHYGGELLSRGIGINFRGDRKHNIEEYCVSEGWVKVQAGKTMDRKGNPLLIKLNGEVEAWFEDLGDDAPKTGKSA; this is encoded by the coding sequence ATGACCGACGAACAAAAACCCGATCAGGCCGATAACGCAGCAGCTGGACCGGACACGCCGCCCGACCGCCTCGCCATCAATCCGCGCAGCCCGCATTATGGTGGCGAATTGCTATCCCGCGGCATCGGGATCAATTTTCGCGGCGACCGCAAACATAATATTGAGGAATATTGCGTTTCCGAAGGCTGGGTCAAGGTCCAGGCGGGCAAAACAATGGATCGCAAGGGCAATCCGCTGCTGATCAAGCTGAACGGCGAAGTCGAAGCCTGGTTCGAAGACCTCGGCGATGATGCGCCAAAGACTGGCAAAAGCGCTTAA
- a CDS encoding DUF805 domain-containing protein produces the protein MLLPLRRYADFSGRSRRREFWMFFLFQFLIHIAFFAIFFLLGQTMFAAATGITLDPESRQVPPINVIIVMIFMAIWGLFWLAMLIPNAALVTRRFHDQGVPGFVGILLYIGTVIFTLPGLAILIFMCFGGKKGDNKYGRDPKMTENVGDIFS, from the coding sequence ATGCTGCTTCCACTCAGGCGCTATGCAGATTTTAGCGGCCGCTCCCGGCGCAGGGAATTCTGGATGTTTTTTCTGTTCCAGTTCCTGATCCATATTGCGTTTTTTGCCATCTTTTTTCTGCTTGGACAAACGATGTTCGCGGCAGCAACCGGAATCACCCTAGATCCTGAATCTCGACAAGTTCCTCCAATTAATGTCATAATAGTCATGATATTCATGGCAATATGGGGCTTATTCTGGCTGGCGATGCTGATCCCGAACGCAGCGCTCGTAACACGGCGTTTCCACGATCAAGGCGTCCCGGGATTCGTTGGCATCCTTCTGTACATCGGGACCGTCATTTTTACCCTGCCCGGCCTCGCGATTTTGATTTTCATGTGCTTCGGCGGCAAAAAGGGTGACAATAAATATGGCCGCGATCCCAAGATGACCGAGAATGTCGGAGACATCTTCAGCTGA
- a CDS encoding PQQ-dependent sugar dehydrogenase: protein MRGYLLLSSTFLLVGCGGGSSSTSPVQLPSTMNAPPQISAIGSAVITENQTAVLTVQASDSDGDQLNFSLSGTDADEFIINSSGALSFRSAPNFELPTDSDGNNIYNITVTVSDATANVSANIGVTVQNDKENIAVRRIATGLSDITALVSIPGDDDIFVTEKRGVISKLDPVTRSITEDRVLANVNTDGEAGLLGLAVENQFATSNAYWAFVVAKNTGTFATIGSNITIRRMVRTSLEGLRGTGTRLVIDHPGDINYGGGIAFDANGLLFLAIGDAGNSANAQDTNSQLGKILRLRINPDPFAGASPTYFLAPADNPFVAGAGDRFVFGLGVQNPRGMEIRNASVTFGDSGQGGLEEVSAFRFAEPGANFGWPFFEGTTSLQAGNPDLLKNPFAEYAFGTGDRQGRSVLGGIYYQGAIANLSEKYIFADQDTGNIWAIPRQAIEASETVQSRNFELLNADFEPDVGAIDGLVAIGRNSNGVMFLADRDGEIFIVEPIAP, encoded by the coding sequence ATGCGTGGTTATTTATTGTTATCTTCGACCTTTTTACTTGTCGGTTGTGGTGGAGGAAGCAGTTCTACAAGTCCGGTGCAGTTACCTTCTACTATGAACGCTCCCCCGCAAATATCGGCGATCGGCTCAGCAGTGATCACTGAAAATCAGACAGCCGTGCTGACCGTGCAAGCGAGCGATAGCGACGGCGATCAGTTGAATTTTTCTCTTTCCGGAACCGATGCGGACGAATTTATCATCAACTCTTCCGGAGCGTTGTCCTTCCGTTCAGCACCGAATTTCGAATTGCCGACCGATTCCGACGGCAATAATATCTACAATATTACCGTTACTGTTAGCGATGCCACCGCCAATGTATCTGCAAATATTGGCGTCACGGTGCAGAATGATAAGGAAAATATCGCCGTAAGACGAATCGCAACGGGATTATCCGACATCACTGCTTTGGTCAGCATCCCGGGAGACGATGATATTTTTGTAACGGAAAAACGAGGCGTCATCTCGAAGCTTGATCCTGTAACCCGATCAATAACGGAAGACAGAGTCCTGGCGAACGTCAATACCGATGGCGAGGCCGGACTGTTGGGACTCGCGGTTGAAAATCAGTTCGCGACGAGCAATGCCTATTGGGCGTTCGTCGTTGCAAAGAACACCGGCACTTTTGCCACGATCGGCAGCAATATCACGATCCGCCGGATGGTTAGAACAAGTCTCGAGGGTTTGCGAGGGACGGGCACTCGACTGGTGATCGATCATCCTGGCGACATAAATTACGGGGGCGGCATCGCGTTTGACGCCAACGGATTGCTATTTCTCGCGATCGGAGACGCCGGCAACTCCGCCAATGCGCAAGATACCAATTCTCAACTGGGGAAAATATTGCGTTTGCGTATAAACCCCGATCCATTCGCTGGTGCTTCACCGACCTATTTCTTGGCACCTGCTGACAATCCGTTTGTGGCGGGCGCTGGCGACAGATTTGTCTTCGGGCTTGGCGTGCAGAACCCCAGAGGCATGGAAATTCGCAATGCCAGTGTCACCTTTGGTGACAGCGGGCAGGGTGGCTTGGAAGAAGTCAGCGCATTCCGTTTTGCCGAACCGGGCGCAAACTTCGGCTGGCCCTTTTTCGAAGGCACAACATCGTTGCAAGCCGGAAACCCGGATCTTCTGAAAAATCCGTTTGCCGAATATGCATTCGGGACTGGTGATCGGCAGGGACGATCGGTGCTTGGTGGAATCTACTATCAGGGTGCCATCGCCAATCTCAGCGAAAAATATATTTTTGCCGATCAAGACACAGGCAATATATGGGCAATTCCGCGACAGGCCATTGAGGCCAGCGAAACTGTCCAGTCTCGGAATTTTGAACTCCTGAACGCCGATTTTGAGCCAGATGTAGGCGCTATCGACGGTCTGGTTGCGATAGGCCGCAATTCAAATGGCGTGATGTTCCTGGCGGATCGGGATGGCGAGATCTTTATCGTGGAACCGATAGCACCCTGA
- the typA gene encoding translational GTPase TypA, which translates to MSLRNIAIIAHVDHGKTTLVDQLFRQSGTFRDNERVEERAMDSNDLEKERGITILAKCTSVEWKGTRINIVDTPGHADFGGEVERILSMVDGVILLVDSAEGAMPQTKFVTGKALALGLKPIVVVNKIDRPDGRAEEVLDEVFDLFVNLDANDEQLDFPALFASGRNGYAGDTPEVREGDLSPLFDKIIEHVPEPDVDPDAEFKFLVTLLDRDNFVGRILTGKVESGKIDINMPIHAIDMDGNIVEAGRATKIMAFNGLERVPVESAKAGDIISLAGLTKATVSNTICDVSVKEPIAAQPIDPPTLSMRFAVNDSPVAGREGDKVTSRVIRDRLAREAESNVAIKVTESDDKDSFEVAGRGELQLGVLIETMRREGFELGISRPRVLYREENGKRQEPYETVVIDVDDEYASTVVSKMQRRKAELTEQRPSGAGKTRLTFSAPSRGLIGYHGEFLSDTRGTGLMNRLFEKYDDYKGVIEGRPVGVLVSNGTGNTAAYALNMLEERGILFIGAQTPVYEGMIIGENAKPGDLDVNPMKSKALTNFRVSGKEDAIRLTTPKVMTLEQAIAYIDDDELVEVTPKNIRLRKRYLDPNDRKKASRQAAAAA; encoded by the coding sequence ATGTCCCTTCGCAATATCGCAATCATTGCGCACGTTGATCACGGCAAAACAACTCTGGTTGACCAGCTTTTCCGCCAATCCGGAACATTCCGCGACAACGAACGTGTCGAGGAACGGGCCATGGATTCGAACGACCTGGAAAAAGAACGCGGCATCACGATTCTCGCAAAATGCACCAGTGTCGAGTGGAAGGGCACGCGGATCAATATCGTCGATACGCCGGGCCACGCCGACTTTGGCGGCGAAGTAGAACGTATCCTGTCGATGGTCGACGGTGTTATCCTGCTTGTCGACAGCGCTGAAGGCGCCATGCCACAAACCAAATTCGTGACCGGCAAGGCTCTCGCTCTTGGTCTGAAGCCAATCGTTGTCGTCAACAAGATCGACCGTCCCGATGGGCGTGCGGAAGAGGTTCTCGACGAAGTCTTCGACCTTTTCGTCAATCTCGATGCCAATGACGAACAACTCGATTTCCCGGCGCTCTTCGCCAGCGGTCGTAACGGCTATGCCGGCGATACTCCCGAGGTACGCGAAGGCGACCTGTCGCCGCTGTTTGACAAGATCATCGAACATGTTCCGGAGCCCGACGTCGATCCCGACGCCGAATTCAAATTTCTGGTCACTCTGCTCGACCGCGACAATTTCGTCGGCCGGATTCTCACCGGCAAGGTCGAAAGCGGAAAAATCGACATCAACATGCCGATCCATGCCATCGACATGGATGGCAATATTGTCGAGGCCGGCCGCGCCACCAAGATCATGGCCTTCAACGGTCTCGAGCGGGTCCCTGTGGAAAGCGCCAAGGCGGGCGATATCATCTCTCTCGCCGGCCTGACCAAGGCGACCGTTTCCAACACAATCTGCGATGTATCGGTCAAGGAACCGATCGCTGCCCAGCCGATTGACCCACCGACGCTTTCGATGCGCTTTGCGGTGAACGACAGCCCGGTTGCCGGCCGCGAAGGTGACAAGGTCACCAGCCGTGTGATCCGCGATCGTCTGGCACGCGAAGCCGAATCGAACGTCGCCATCAAGGTTACCGAAAGCGACGACAAGGACAGCTTTGAAGTCGCTGGCCGTGGCGAATTGCAGCTCGGCGTCCTGATCGAAACGATGCGTCGCGAAGGCTTCGAACTTGGCATTTCCCGTCCCCGGGTTCTCTACCGCGAGGAAAATGGCAAGCGTCAGGAACCTTATGAGACCGTCGTCATCGACGTCGATGACGAATATGCCAGCACCGTTGTGTCCAAGATGCAGCGTCGCAAGGCAGAGCTGACAGAGCAGCGTCCCTCGGGTGCCGGCAAGACGCGCCTCACCTTCTCCGCTCCTTCCCGTGGACTGATCGGCTATCATGGCGAGTTCCTGTCCGACACGCGCGGCACCGGCCTGATGAACCGCCTGTTTGAAAAATATGACGATTACAAAGGTGTGATTGAAGGCCGTCCGGTTGGTGTTCTGGTCTCCAACGGTACCGGCAACACCGCAGCTTATGCGCTGAACATGCTCGAAGAACGCGGCATATTGTTTATCGGTGCACAGACTCCGGTCTATGAAGGCATGATCATCGGCGAGAATGCCAAACCAGGCGATCTCGACGTCAATCCGATGAAGTCAAAGGCGCTGACCAACTTCCGCGTTTCCGGCAAGGAAGACGCCATCCGGCTGACCACACCTAAGGTCATGACGCTGGAACAGGCGATCGCCTATATCGACGATGACGAACTGGTGGAGGTCACGCCGAAGAATATCCGTCTGCGCAAACGCTATCTCGACCCGAACGATCGCAAGAAGGCATCACGCCAGGCAGCTGCGGCCGCGTAA
- a CDS encoding bile acid:sodium symporter family protein, with the protein MQTLRLILNDKFIWLLSGAVLLATLLPVQGVAKDIAGILFNAGIFAVFLLHGIRLERHEVKAGLRNIRLQGTIFFWVFGVMLAIGLSLSKLVDQVLPADVALGFLFLGVLPSTVQSATSYCAIANGNVAASVVASAVINLVGVFLSPLLFALLASAAGVEITSDTVIKLAAILVLPFVLGQTFQKWLRPVVMQHKDLTGWIDRGAIALAVYVSFSAAIIAGMWSRVSGLEFIWLAVALLFWLGLAFGGTWLLGGMMGFARGDRKTLLFSGAQKSVAIGAPLAAIIFAPERAGLVILPLIFYHLAQLFLSAPVAVRLAGDED; encoded by the coding sequence ATGCAAACCCTTCGCCTGATCCTCAATGACAAATTCATCTGGCTGCTTAGCGGAGCGGTGCTTTTGGCGACGCTGCTGCCAGTGCAGGGGGTAGCCAAAGATATTGCCGGCATTTTGTTCAACGCCGGGATTTTTGCTGTTTTCCTGCTGCACGGAATTCGTCTCGAACGTCATGAAGTGAAGGCAGGTCTGCGCAATATCCGGTTGCAGGGAACGATATTCTTCTGGGTCTTCGGCGTAATGCTGGCCATCGGCCTGTCGCTTTCGAAACTGGTGGATCAGGTCCTGCCCGCCGATGTCGCGCTAGGCTTTCTGTTTCTGGGCGTCTTGCCGTCCACGGTGCAATCAGCGACAAGCTATTGCGCGATTGCAAACGGCAATGTCGCCGCCTCGGTTGTGGCCAGTGCCGTCATAAATCTCGTTGGTGTATTCCTGTCGCCGCTCCTCTTTGCCCTGCTGGCCAGTGCGGCAGGGGTCGAGATTACGTCAGATACGGTCATCAAGCTTGCCGCCATATTGGTGCTGCCGTTCGTTCTCGGGCAGACTTTTCAAAAATGGTTGCGACCCGTTGTGATGCAGCACAAGGATCTGACGGGCTGGATCGACCGGGGCGCGATCGCACTTGCGGTCTATGTCTCCTTTTCCGCCGCGATAATTGCCGGCATGTGGAGCCGGGTGAGCGGCCTGGAATTTATCTGGCTGGCGGTTGCGCTGCTGTTCTGGCTGGGACTGGCCTTTGGTGGCACATGGCTGCTGGGCGGTATGATGGGGTTCGCACGCGGAGACCGCAAAACCCTGCTATTCTCCGGCGCCCAAAAGAGCGTTGCTATTGGCGCTCCGCTGGCGGCGATCATTTTTGCCCCCGAGCGGGCCGGCCTCGTGATCCTGCCGCTGATTTTCTATCATCTCGCGCAATTGTTCCTGTCCGCGCCAGTGGCCGTGCGATTGGCGGGGGATGAGGATTAA
- a CDS encoding FtsX-like permease family protein, with amino-acid sequence MSAELSKAWTIARRDLRGRFVGLRLLIICLFLGVATLAAIGSLTNAITEELANRGQAILGGDLEIAVAQREATSEELAALKQAGTLSETLRMQAMARLPDGSDTQLVELKGVDDAYPLYGNFTLENGQRVSAPGPQDIYVTPALMQRLALKSGDQIDFGEASFTVSGIIAEEPDRLSEGLSLGPVAITSLDGLRATQLIQPGSLFESKYRLKLPETAVPGDVGDRLSEQFPNASWETKTRDDGAPSTRRFIERMGQFLTLVGLASLVIAGIGVGNGVASYLRGKQGAIATLKILGADSAMIFRIYLFQIMAVALGAIALGLVVGALAPLAIIQIAGDVLPIKPEFAVYPLPLLVSALYGLLIAVIFALPPLSRAKTIPAAGIIRGEGKSWRQIDRQSWIGVGLAIAAIIALALGTANEPLFSASFIGAAAAILLLLTGLGALIRWLASKAPRPKHPLMRLALTSLHRPGAQTGQLVVALGLGLTLFATLAAIQTSLTNEIQSTVPRDAPSFFVLDIPVERADEFRSKVAETSTAAEVNIVPTLRGSITEFRGQRVSELETLPEGAWVLRGDRGLTYSATIPEGSEIADGKWWPADYDGPPLVSVDEEQGAAMGLKIGDSLTVSLLGVEIPATVASFRKVNWRNFGFNYVLVFPPSVLADVPHNVAATIQMDTAKEDTLLNILPKEFPSISMVKVKEIASQIGDILDQMATAIAAAASIAIFSGIAVLIGAIAASRQARVYDSVILKLLGATRAQILSVQAIEYALLAFLLSAVALGLGLFAGWFVITQIFEFTWQPDWGIVLLTLAIGAVATLGIGLLGSIPVLSAKPARALREL; translated from the coding sequence GTGAGCGCTGAACTGAGCAAGGCATGGACCATTGCCCGCCGCGATCTGCGCGGAAGGTTCGTCGGGTTGCGGCTGCTGATCATCTGCCTGTTCCTCGGTGTCGCCACGCTGGCGGCCATTGGAAGCCTGACCAACGCGATCACCGAAGAACTGGCCAATCGCGGGCAGGCGATTTTGGGCGGCGATCTTGAGATTGCGGTTGCCCAGCGCGAAGCCACTAGCGAGGAACTGGCCGCTCTCAAGCAGGCGGGAACCCTCTCCGAAACGCTGCGCATGCAGGCTATGGCGCGCTTGCCCGATGGCAGCGACACGCAACTGGTCGAACTGAAGGGCGTCGATGATGCCTATCCGCTATATGGCAATTTCACGCTCGAAAATGGCCAGAGGGTCTCAGCACCCGGCCCTCAGGACATCTATGTCACCCCTGCCCTGATGCAGCGGCTGGCATTGAAAAGCGGGGATCAGATAGACTTTGGCGAGGCCAGCTTCACTGTCTCGGGCATTATCGCCGAAGAGCCAGACCGGCTCAGCGAAGGTCTTTCCCTCGGTCCGGTAGCAATCACTTCACTCGACGGTCTGCGCGCCACCCAATTGATCCAGCCCGGCAGCCTGTTTGAAAGCAAATATCGGCTCAAGCTGCCTGAAACAGCGGTTCCGGGCGACGTCGGCGACCGGCTTTCCGAACAATTCCCCAACGCTTCTTGGGAGACCAAGACCCGCGACGATGGCGCGCCCAGCACGCGGCGCTTTATCGAGCGCATGGGGCAATTCCTCACGTTGGTCGGCCTCGCCTCACTGGTGATCGCGGGGATCGGCGTCGGCAATGGTGTCGCCTCCTACCTGCGCGGCAAACAGGGCGCGATCGCGACGCTCAAGATACTCGGCGCCGACAGCGCGATGATTTTCCGCATCTATCTTTTCCAGATCATGGCGGTGGCCCTGGGCGCGATTGCTCTGGGGCTCGTGGTCGGGGCTCTGGCGCCGCTGGCCATCATCCAGATCGCCGGCGATGTCCTGCCCATCAAACCGGAATTTGCCGTCTATCCGCTGCCCTTGCTGGTCAGCGCGCTCTACGGACTGCTGATCGCCGTCATCTTTGCCCTGCCGCCCCTGTCGCGGGCAAAGACCATCCCCGCAGCGGGTATCATCCGTGGAGAAGGCAAATCCTGGCGCCAGATCGACCGGCAAAGCTGGATTGGTGTTGGCCTGGCCATAGCAGCGATCATAGCGCTCGCACTGGGCACGGCCAACGAGCCTCTGTTCTCGGCCTCCTTCATCGGCGCGGCGGCCGCTATCCTGTTGCTGTTGACGGGACTGGGGGCGCTGATCCGCTGGCTGGCCAGCAAGGCGCCACGACCGAAACATCCGCTCATGCGGCTCGCCCTCACCAGCCTTCATCGTCCCGGGGCACAGACGGGCCAGCTTGTGGTGGCTTTGGGTCTGGGCCTGACGCTGTTCGCCACACTGGCCGCTATCCAGACCAGCCTGACCAACGAAATCCAGTCGACGGTGCCGCGCGATGCGCCCAGTTTTTTCGTACTCGACATTCCGGTTGAACGGGCAGACGAGTTCCGGTCCAAGGTCGCCGAGACGTCCACAGCGGCCGAAGTGAATATCGTACCGACATTGCGCGGATCCATCACCGAGTTCCGCGGCCAGCGCGTATCGGAACTCGAAACATTGCCGGAAGGCGCCTGGGTACTGCGTGGTGATCGCGGCCTGACCTATAGCGCCACCATCCCCGAAGGCAGCGAAATCGCCGACGGAAAATGGTGGCCTGCCGACTATGACGGTCCGCCGCTGGTCTCGGTTGATGAAGAGCAAGGTGCGGCAATGGGGCTGAAGATCGGCGACAGCCTGACGGTCAGCCTGCTCGGCGTGGAAATCCCGGCCACGGTTGCTTCGTTCCGCAAGGTCAACTGGCGCAATTTCGGCTTCAACTATGTGCTGGTCTTCCCGCCCAGCGTGCTCGCCGATGTGCCGCATAATGTCGCGGCGACCATCCAGATGGACACGGCAAAAGAAGATACGCTCCTCAATATCCTGCCCAAGGAATTCCCTTCCATCTCGATGGTGAAGGTGAAGGAAATCGCCTCCCAGATCGGCGATATACTCGACCAGATGGCGACTGCGATTGCCGCTGCCGCCTCGATCGCGATCTTCTCCGGCATTGCGGTGCTGATCGGCGCCATTGCAGCATCGCGTCAGGCCCGGGTTTATGACAGCGTGATCCTGAAACTGCTCGGCGCCACCCGCGCACAGATATTGTCGGTTCAGGCCATTGAATATGCGCTGCTGGCATTTCTTCTGTCCGCAGTGGCATTGGGCCTCGGCCTGTTTGCCGGCTGGTTCGTGATCACGCAGATTTTCGAGTTCACCTGGCAACCCGATTGGGGAATTGTCCTGCTGACGCTGGCCATCGGCGCGGTGGCTACTCTGGGTATCGGATTGCTGGGGTCCATTCCGGTATTGTCTGCCAAACCGGCCAGAGCACTAAGAGAACTTTAG
- a CDS encoding ATP-binding cassette domain-containing protein has translation MIQKNAATSDAATVEPHIAIAARNVTLSLGEGDARVDILRGIDLSIEEGKTVALLGPSGSGKSSLMAILSGLEQATGGSVNIAGADFGAMNEDQLAVARRGRVGIVLQAFHLLPTMTALENVAVPLELDGQPDPFDIAAKELTAVGLGDRLGHYPTQLSGGEQQRVAIARAMASRPTIIFADEPTGNLDGTTGEKIITLLFDRQQATSATLLIITHDPELAKRCDRIIELRDGLIERDSAA, from the coding sequence ATGATCCAGAAAAACGCCGCAACGAGCGACGCCGCCACAGTTGAACCCCATATCGCGATTGCAGCCCGGAATGTCACCCTGTCTTTGGGGGAAGGCGACGCCCGTGTCGATATATTGCGCGGCATCGATCTGTCGATCGAGGAGGGCAAGACCGTCGCCTTGCTCGGCCCCTCGGGTTCGGGAAAATCGTCGCTGATGGCGATCCTCTCCGGTCTGGAACAGGCAACCGGCGGCTCGGTGAATATTGCGGGCGCTGATTTTGGCGCGATGAACGAAGATCAACTGGCGGTTGCGCGGCGGGGCCGGGTCGGCATCGTATTGCAGGCCTTCCACCTGCTTCCCACGATGACTGCGCTGGAAAATGTCGCGGTACCGCTCGAACTGGACGGCCAGCCCGATCCTTTCGACATTGCGGCCAAGGAACTGACGGCGGTCGGTCTAGGTGACCGGCTTGGCCATTATCCGACCCAGCTTTCCGGCGGCGAACAGCAGCGCGTCGCGATCGCCCGCGCCATGGCGTCGCGGCCGACGATCATTTTCGCCGACGAACCGACCGGCAATCTCGACGGCACCACCGGCGAGAAGATCATCACCCTGCTCTTTGATCGCCAGCAAGCCACATCGGCAACCCTGCTGATCATCACCCATGATCCGGAACTGGCCAAACGCTGCGACCGGATTATCGAATTGCGCGACGGCCTGATCGAACGGGACAGCGCCGCGTGA
- a CDS encoding arylesterase: MLKNLVLYGFTLAFLQLLIACGPAADEQQAVREDVAAVPADSSGDQSAPTEEAEFLVVAFGDSLYAGYGLDQKEGFAPELQAALEAAGKDVRVHNAGVSGDTTAAGLRRMDFVLDSLERKPDLVILGLGGNDLLRGLKPADTRANMEAMVKNLQDRGIAVMLTGMLAPPNLGAQFTDEFNVIYPALARKYDVALYPFFMDGVLGNPELFLPDGLHPTAEGIDIIVGKITPQVAELLEG; the protein is encoded by the coding sequence ATGTTGAAGAATTTGGTCTTATATGGGTTCACGCTGGCGTTTCTGCAACTTCTGATCGCTTGTGGCCCTGCAGCCGACGAGCAGCAAGCTGTTCGAGAGGACGTAGCAGCAGTTCCGGCGGACAGCAGCGGCGATCAATCGGCACCGACCGAGGAGGCCGAGTTTCTCGTCGTGGCTTTTGGCGACAGCCTCTATGCCGGCTATGGTCTGGACCAGAAAGAGGGCTTCGCTCCCGAGCTTCAGGCGGCGCTGGAGGCGGCTGGCAAGGACGTTCGGGTCCATAATGCCGGTGTTTCGGGTGACACCACGGCAGCGGGATTGCGGCGGATGGATTTCGTGCTCGACAGCCTGGAGCGCAAGCCGGATCTGGTGATATTGGGACTGGGTGGCAATGATCTGCTGCGCGGCCTGAAACCGGCGGATACCCGGGCGAATATGGAAGCGATGGTCAAGAATCTGCAGGATCGCGGCATTGCCGTCATGCTGACGGGCATGCTCGCTCCGCCCAATCTTGGCGCGCAATTTACCGATGAATTCAATGTCATCTACCCTGCACTGGCCAGGAAATATGATGTCGCGCTCTACCCGTTTTTCATGGACGGGGTGCTTGGAAATCCAGAGCTTTTCCTGCCTGATGGCCTGCATCCTACCGCCGAGGGCATCGATATCATCGTCGGCAAGATCACGCCGCAGGTGGCGGAATTGCTGGAAGGCTGA
- a CDS encoding toxic anion resistance protein: MATETITATDELKLTPPDPVVPVAPEKAAGLVPVGDEIKSKLEEKVDSFIDDLIAQDENSPEFGKKVDQITNMGRKEIAEAAGQSNRFLDRPIRTMDEESGIGSDLAELRRTVEDLDPGKRGNLTTKKKLFGIIPFGNKMRNYFDGYKSAQGHIGSILDRLRSGKDELLMDNAAIDVERKNLWAAMGRLEQMIHVSKVMDQRLEDKAAELDATDPAKAKAIRESALFYVRQRTQDLLTQMAVTVQGYLALDLVKRNNVELVKGVDRASTTTVGALRTGVTVAQALTNQKLVLDQISALNTTTAGVIDSTSEMLKNQTGQIHEQAASSTIPLETLQRAFQNVYDTMDNIDTFKLKALENMKATVNSLSGEIEKSKGYIARSEGQAKAQLEAPSENPLSALEE, from the coding sequence ATGGCGACCGAAACAATCACCGCGACCGACGAACTAAAACTGACTCCGCCTGATCCGGTGGTGCCCGTCGCGCCCGAAAAGGCCGCTGGCCTGGTGCCGGTCGGTGACGAAATAAAGTCGAAACTGGAAGAAAAAGTAGACAGTTTTATCGACGATCTGATCGCGCAGGACGAAAATAGCCCCGAATTCGGCAAAAAAGTGGACCAGATCACGAATATGGGCCGCAAGGAAATCGCCGAAGCGGCAGGCCAGTCCAACCGTTTTCTCGATCGCCCGATCCGGACGATGGACGAGGAAAGCGGTATTGGTTCCGATCTCGCCGAGTTGCGGCGGACGGTCGAGGACCTCGATCCCGGCAAGCGGGGCAATCTGACGACCAAGAAGAAGCTGTTCGGGATCATCCCCTTCGGCAACAAGATGCGCAACTATTTCGACGGCTATAAAAGCGCGCAAGGCCATATCGGCTCAATCCTCGACCGGCTTCGTTCGGGCAAAGACGAATTGTTGATGGACAATGCGGCGATTGACGTCGAGCGCAAGAATCTCTGGGCGGCGATGGGCCGGCTCGAGCAGATGATCCATGTGTCCAAGGTCATGGACCAGAGGCTGGAAGACAAGGCTGCCGAACTGGACGCGACCGATCCGGCCAAGGCCAAGGCGATCCGCGAAAGCGCGCTTTTCTATGTGCGTCAGCGGACCCAGGACCTGCTCACCCAGATGGCGGTGACGGTGCAGGGCTATCTCGCCCTCGATCTGGTAAAGCGCAACAATGTCGAACTGGTCAAGGGCGTTGACCGGGCCAGCACGACCACCGTCGGCGCGCTGCGCACCGGTGTCACCGTGGCCCAGGCGCTGACCAACCAGAAACTGGTTCTCGACCAGATCAGCGCGCTCAACACCACAACAGCGGGCGTGATCGACAGCACCAGCGAGATGCTGAAAAACCAGACCGGCCAGATCCACGAACAGGCCGCGTCGTCGACCATCCCGCTCGAAACGCTGCAACGGGCGTTCCAGAATGTCTATGACACGATGGACAATATCGACACGTTCAAGTTGAAAGCATTGGAAAATATGAAAGCGACGGTCAATTCGCTGTCCGGCGAGATCGAGAAGTCGAAGGGCTATATCGCGCGATCCGAAGGGCAGGCGAAGGCGCAATTGGAAGCGCCTTCCGAAAATCCCCTGTCAGCGCTGGAGGAATAG